The following coding sequences lie in one Hydrogenobacter sp. genomic window:
- a CDS encoding TolC family protein, translated as MFLFICLLIFSFSWGGELETLISYALENSPRIKEYKNIKESFKYREAYSSSLPNPTVFVGFSNLPLNRPYPNSKEPMSSFTVGFSQMYILPIKRELEKRAIAGEREVVLEDENLLKKEIIRDIKVKYLEWFYTLKKEKVLSSIEREVESLESIAKENYRYGNATLSDILSLTGERLKVHKEMEVLKEERDKLKEEINYLVGKNFTLKGEEVHFQEPDFEKVDIEKSPYVKRVRAQLKSLELQMRKRSVEYLPDIELMVEYMARPSMSDMFSVRLGFTLPIWKKNKEDMAVLEKVEEMEAKKQELNDILLNLKKNLNTLRIEYESKKELLKLTDELIKEKRQELEALKLSYKYKKVDFRELLRLYREIWDLEINELDLELATKKILPQLEALL; from the coding sequence ATGTTCCTTTTCATCTGCCTACTGATCTTCAGTTTTTCTTGGGGCGGGGAGCTTGAGACACTGATTTCCTATGCTCTTGAAAATTCTCCAAGAATAAAAGAGTACAAAAATATAAAGGAGTCTTTTAAGTACAGAGAGGCTTACTCTTCTTCTCTTCCCAATCCTACCGTTTTTGTAGGTTTTAGTAATCTACCACTCAATAGACCTTATCCTAATTCAAAAGAGCCTATGAGCAGTTTCACTGTGGGTTTTTCACAGATGTACATATTACCAATAAAGAGGGAACTTGAAAAGAGAGCTATAGCAGGTGAAAGGGAAGTGGTGTTGGAGGATGAAAATCTGCTCAAAAAAGAGATAATCAGAGATATAAAGGTCAAGTACTTAGAGTGGTTTTATACCCTTAAAAAGGAGAAAGTTTTAAGTTCCATAGAGCGAGAAGTAGAAAGCTTAGAAAGTATAGCTAAGGAAAATTACAGGTACGGCAATGCGACACTTTCTGACATCCTCTCTCTAACGGGCGAAAGGTTAAAAGTGCATAAAGAAATGGAAGTTTTAAAAGAGGAAAGGGATAAATTAAAGGAAGAGATAAACTACCTTGTAGGAAAAAATTTTACGCTAAAGGGGGAGGAAGTCCATTTTCAAGAGCCGGATTTTGAAAAAGTGGATATAGAAAAAAGTCCATACGTAAAGAGAGTGCGAGCGCAATTAAAAAGCCTTGAGTTACAAATGCGTAAAAGGAGTGTTGAATACCTTCCCGACATTGAGCTTATGGTTGAATACATGGCAAGACCCTCAATGAGCGATATGTTTAGCGTGAGGCTTGGTTTCACTCTTCCTATATGGAAGAAAAATAAAGAAGACATGGCAGTTTTAGAGAAAGTTGAAGAAATGGAAGCTAAAAAGCAGGAACTTAACGATATATTGCTGAATCTTAAAAAAAACTTAAACACTCTGAGGATAGAATATGAGAGCAAAAAGGAACTATTGAAACTTACTGATGAACTTATAAAGGAAAAAAGGCAGGAGCTTGAAGCTCTCAAACTCTCTTACAAATATAAAAAAGTTGATTTTAGAGAACTTTTGAGATTGTACAGAGAAATATGGGATCTTGAGATAAACGAACTTGATCTTGAACTTGCTACTAAAAAGATACTACCTCAGTTGGAGGCGCTGTTATGA
- the ftsZ gene encoding cell division protein FtsZ: protein MESFNPTRIKVFGIGGGGSNAVNRMYKDGIEGVDLFALNTDIQHLTSLSVPNKIQIGEKVTKGLGAGAKPEIGEQAALEDIDKVKDVLRNTDMLFLAVGLGGGTGTGAAPIIAETAKEMGILTVAVVTKPFLFEGPRRMQVALEGLERLKEVVDTYIVINNQKLAEMADRNFSIRDAFKMVDDVLSKAVRGITSIVVTPALINVDFADVRTVMEKGGLALIGMGEGKGDGRRDYAVEQAISSPLLEGNTVEGARRLLITLWVSEDIPFRDVEEAIGRVRESAHDDALIIFGAVLEEGKENFMRVAVVATDFENVQSQTQFKVIKKPEPKDVKKVVPEVIIEPVQPEIEDIPAYLRRKRKL, encoded by the coding sequence ATGGAAAGTTTTAATCCTACGCGTATCAAGGTTTTTGGTATAGGTGGAGGAGGCTCCAACGCTGTAAATCGCATGTATAAAGATGGCATAGAGGGTGTTGATCTCTTTGCGCTAAATACAGACATACAGCATCTTACTTCTCTTTCGGTTCCCAACAAGATACAGATAGGGGAGAAAGTAACCAAAGGACTGGGGGCAGGAGCCAAACCGGAGATAGGAGAGCAAGCTGCCCTTGAAGATATAGATAAAGTAAAGGATGTTCTCAGAAACACAGACATGCTGTTTCTTGCGGTAGGTCTTGGAGGAGGTACGGGAACAGGAGCAGCTCCTATAATAGCCGAAACAGCGAAGGAGATGGGAATTTTGACTGTAGCTGTTGTTACAAAACCCTTCCTTTTTGAAGGTCCAAGAAGGATGCAGGTCGCTCTTGAAGGTCTGGAAAGGCTAAAAGAAGTGGTTGATACGTATATAGTGATAAATAACCAAAAGCTCGCTGAGATGGCAGACAGGAACTTCAGCATAAGGGACGCTTTTAAAATGGTAGACGATGTATTATCAAAGGCTGTAAGAGGTATAACCAGCATAGTGGTAACGCCAGCTCTTATAAATGTAGACTTTGCGGATGTTAGAACTGTCATGGAAAAGGGTGGATTAGCCCTCATAGGTATGGGAGAAGGGAAAGGGGATGGAAGGAGAGATTACGCTGTAGAGCAAGCCATATCAAGTCCTCTCCTTGAGGGTAACACTGTAGAAGGTGCAAGAAGGCTTCTCATAACACTCTGGGTGAGTGAAGATATACCTTTCAGGGATGTTGAAGAAGCCATAGGCAGAGTCAGAGAATCGGCTCACGATGATGCTCTTATCATATTCGGTGCGGTCTTAGAAGAGGGGAAAGAAAATTTTATGCGTGTCGCTGTAGTGGCTACGGATTTTGAAAATGTGCAGTCACAAACCCAGTTTAAAGTGATAAAGAAGCCCGAACCTAAGGATGTAAAGAAGGTAGTCCCAGAAGTCATCATAGAACCTGTACAGCCCGAAATAGAGGACATTCCAGCTTACTTAAGGAGGAAGAGAAAGCTGTGA
- the ftsA gene encoding cell division protein FtsA yields the protein MKVLTSLDVGTGKVTVLVGEIDSYGDIQIIGIGEVPSKGIDRGYITRLDLAVHTILTALKEAQEMSGIHIDTVVMGISGPNVKSQNEKDTVSVAPQPTEIDQTHIERLIERALTRAKEEGYEVISAIPRRFLLDDQEGVIDPVGLLGSRLSAEVHVVKVGSGMLRNLEKAIASSGLKITGRFLSSMASSEAVLTAEEKEEGVLLMDIGAGLTDFVLYTDGSPIITGSVPMGGINITKDIAHFMKITSEQAEKIKIEYGFAIADLVNETERIKIKPRGEDKEAMVGKKQLAEVIQIRLEEIMDKVMELINSYGANLDSANAGVVVTGGCAKLAGIREFLERYFDLPVRVGYPTGIIGLKEKVQDPAYSTSVGLLKLAYQEQLLNAKILHHTQDKNTDKGGIDLLSILTRIKAFFKDVM from the coding sequence ATGAAAGTGTTAACTTCTCTTGATGTGGGAACGGGTAAGGTTACCGTACTTGTAGGTGAGATAGACAGTTACGGGGACATACAGATAATAGGCATAGGGGAGGTGCCTTCAAAAGGTATAGACAGAGGATACATAACGAGACTTGACCTTGCGGTTCACACTATACTCACAGCTCTCAAAGAAGCTCAGGAAATGTCTGGTATACATATAGATACCGTGGTTATGGGCATATCCGGCCCTAATGTAAAAAGCCAAAATGAAAAAGACACTGTAAGCGTAGCACCACAACCTACCGAGATAGATCAGACACATATAGAGAGGCTCATAGAGAGAGCGCTCACCAGAGCCAAAGAGGAAGGATACGAGGTCATAAGCGCTATTCCAAGAAGGTTTCTGCTGGATGATCAGGAAGGTGTTATAGATCCGGTTGGGCTTTTAGGTTCTAGGCTTTCTGCTGAGGTTCACGTGGTAAAGGTCGGTAGCGGTATGCTTAGAAATCTTGAAAAAGCTATAGCTTCAAGTGGACTAAAAATTACGGGCAGATTTTTATCTTCTATGGCATCATCGGAAGCTGTACTGACCGCAGAAGAGAAGGAGGAGGGTGTACTTCTCATGGATATAGGCGCAGGTCTCACCGACTTTGTGCTGTATACGGATGGTTCGCCTATTATAACAGGAAGCGTTCCCATGGGTGGTATAAACATAACTAAAGATATAGCACACTTTATGAAGATCACGAGCGAACAAGCTGAAAAGATAAAGATAGAGTATGGTTTTGCTATAGCTGACCTTGTTAACGAAACGGAGAGGATTAAAATAAAACCCAGAGGAGAAGATAAAGAGGCCATGGTAGGCAAAAAGCAGTTAGCCGAAGTTATACAGATAAGACTGGAAGAAATTATGGATAAGGTGATGGAGCTTATAAACTCGTATGGTGCAAATTTGGATTCTGCAAATGCGGGTGTGGTGGTTACAGGAGGGTGCGCAAAACTGGCAGGCATAAGGGAGTTTTTGGAAAGGTACTTTGACCTTCCCGTAAGGGTAGGTTACCCTACAGGCATCATAGGACTCAAAGAAAAGGTCCAAGATCCAGCTTATTCTACATCGGTAGGTCTTTTAAAACTCGCTTATCAGGAACAACTCTTAAACGCAAAGATCTTACACCATACGCAGGATAAGAATACGGACAAGGGAGGGATAGATCTCTTGTCTATATTGACAAGAATAAAAGCTTTTTTTAAAGATGTAATGTAG
- a CDS encoding cell division protein FtsQ: MPVLIDTLPYFKIKAIQVEGNVAIPTYVFSKAVGELKNNWLFVNEKRLLTVLNALTGNSVEEVKIDRYFQTQGVILKIRVKERKPFLTVIEDKKILFFDDKGVPFLSQYYAPQKPYIYANQNLIKNYFSALKKLVDICKTSQVNSIYLTDMNTLIYTTNGSKILLPPLQQIDDVALKRFESIYNISMEAKEIDLTTEGMAIIKSGE; the protein is encoded by the coding sequence ATGCCTGTTTTAATAGACACTCTACCCTACTTTAAGATAAAGGCTATACAAGTAGAAGGGAACGTAGCCATACCGACCTATGTGTTTTCTAAAGCTGTAGGTGAGCTTAAAAACAACTGGCTTTTCGTGAACGAAAAAAGACTCCTTACAGTGCTGAATGCTCTTACAGGTAATTCTGTAGAGGAAGTAAAGATAGATAGGTACTTTCAAACACAAGGAGTAATCTTAAAAATACGCGTAAAGGAAAGAAAACCCTTTTTAACAGTAATTGAGGACAAAAAAATACTCTTTTTTGATGATAAAGGGGTGCCTTTCCTGTCCCAATACTACGCACCTCAAAAGCCTTATATTTATGCTAATCAGAACCTTATAAAAAATTACTTTTCGGCATTAAAGAAGCTCGTTGATATATGTAAAACCTCGCAGGTAAACAGCATTTATCTGACGGATATGAACACACTCATATATACCACTAATGGCAGTAAAATACTCCTTCCTCCCTTACAGCAAATAGATGACGTAGCTTTAAAAAGATTTGAAAGTATCTATAATATAAGTATGGAGGCGAAAGAAATTGATCTGACAACGGAAGGTATGGCGATAATAAAAAGCGGGGAGTGA
- a CDS encoding D-alanine--D-alanine ligase, translated as MRVVVLMGGKSQEREISLRSGEAVLNALKELGYEAIALDIDGELCTKLLELRPDKVFIALHGTYGEDGRIQGFLDILGIPYVGSGVLGSAVAMDKDLTKKILTFHGIPVPRWVTVRSGESINWNTFPAVVKPADQGSSVGLFLVKERHELEKAVDEVLSISEKVLIEEYIKGRDVTVGILKNEALPPIEVRSRKGLYDYESKYTKGMSEYIFIEEEELAKKLQDLALAVHRYLELKDISRIDFRVSEDGKPYVLEANTIPGMTELSLFPMACRKKGIDFKEMIHMLLS; from the coding sequence TTGAGAGTTGTAGTACTCATGGGAGGTAAATCCCAAGAGAGAGAGATATCATTGCGTTCAGGAGAAGCTGTTTTGAACGCTCTTAAGGAACTCGGATATGAAGCCATCGCGCTTGATATTGATGGAGAACTCTGTACAAAGCTCCTTGAATTAAGACCTGACAAAGTTTTCATAGCTCTTCATGGTACTTACGGAGAGGATGGAAGGATTCAAGGTTTTTTAGACATTCTGGGAATACCCTACGTAGGCTCAGGCGTATTAGGTAGCGCCGTAGCTATGGACAAAGACCTTACAAAAAAAATACTCACCTTTCATGGCATACCTGTACCCAGATGGGTGACTGTACGCAGTGGGGAAAGTATCAACTGGAACACTTTTCCCGCTGTAGTAAAACCTGCCGATCAAGGCTCTAGCGTTGGGCTTTTTCTTGTTAAGGAGAGACATGAACTTGAAAAGGCAGTTGATGAGGTGTTAAGTATTTCCGAAAAAGTCCTCATAGAAGAGTATATAAAGGGTAGAGATGTAACGGTGGGTATATTGAAAAATGAGGCGCTTCCTCCCATAGAGGTGCGTTCCAGAAAGGGACTTTACGACTATGAAAGTAAATATACAAAGGGTATGTCCGAGTATATCTTCATTGAGGAAGAAGAACTTGCCAAAAAACTTCAAGATTTAGCCCTTGCTGTACACAGATATTTGGAACTCAAAGACATATCGCGAATAGATTTCAGAGTATCGGAAGATGGTAAACCATACGTTTTAGAAGCTAACACCATACCTGGCATGACAGAACTTAGCCTCTTTCCTATGGCATGCAGGAAAAAAGGTATTGATTTTAAGGAGATGATACATATGTTATTATCTTAA
- the murB gene encoding UDP-N-acetylmuramate dehydrogenase: MHIERDVSLAQYTTIKIGGRAGFLCFPNTYSELVLAVKMAQDKGLPIFILGRGSNTIFGNFEGFVISTKNFRDIKIYQEDNKVLVEAGCGLPLSELVKVALDLNLDGIYRLVGFPATVGGAVAMNAGAFGCEMSHYIKSVLVMDWEGRLHKIDIKDVSFSYRSSPFPEMGVVLKVEFEFFKANFDVKAEYNLIKEKRKLTQPINMPTSGSTFKNPPKAYAGELLEKVGMKGYKIGDVAFSQVHANFLVNLGNGKVGDVIKILHEAKRRVYEEFGIELQEEVKVIESCSTHGR, translated from the coding sequence ATGCATATAGAAAGGGATGTGTCCTTAGCTCAGTATACTACCATAAAAATAGGAGGTAGGGCAGGTTTTTTGTGTTTTCCCAACACATATAGCGAGTTAGTCCTTGCGGTGAAAATGGCTCAAGATAAAGGGCTTCCCATATTTATTCTTGGAAGAGGTTCTAACACAATATTTGGGAACTTCGAAGGGTTTGTAATAAGCACAAAAAACTTTAGGGATATAAAGATCTACCAGGAGGATAATAAGGTTCTTGTAGAAGCTGGGTGCGGTTTACCTCTTTCTGAACTTGTCAAAGTAGCTTTAGATCTAAATCTTGATGGTATATACAGACTTGTAGGCTTTCCTGCTACTGTAGGTGGCGCTGTAGCTATGAATGCAGGAGCTTTTGGATGTGAGATGTCCCATTATATAAAAAGTGTTCTGGTTATGGATTGGGAAGGGCGACTGCATAAGATCGATATAAAAGACGTTAGCTTTTCTTACAGAAGTTCTCCTTTTCCCGAGATGGGTGTAGTTTTGAAGGTAGAGTTTGAGTTTTTTAAAGCGAATTTTGATGTGAAGGCTGAGTATAACCTCATAAAGGAAAAGAGAAAGCTTACGCAACCTATAAACATGCCGACTTCAGGCTCTACGTTTAAAAATCCACCTAAAGCTTACGCAGGTGAACTTCTTGAAAAGGTAGGCATGAAAGGTTACAAGATAGGAGACGTAGCCTTTTCTCAGGTCCATGCCAATTTTCTGGTGAACCTTGGCAACGGTAAAGTTGGTGATGTGATTAAAATATTGCATGAAGCAAAAAGAAGGGTTTATGAAGAGTTCGGTATAGAACTTCAAGAGGAGGTAAAGGTAATTGAGAGTTGTAGTACTCATGGGAGGTAA
- a CDS encoding YkvA family protein: protein MWDEKKEKTLKRYYRDVEMKQLRKLFFEKISSVPPTMEYVRNLILDVKLLFRMVSDPNFELKEETRKDFTSALLYFIEDKDAIPDWIPLIGLWDDYRLVRYVKEKHRDEINRYFSQIRHFVANYF from the coding sequence ATGTGGGACGAGAAAAAGGAAAAAACCCTTAAAAGATACTACAGGGATGTGGAGATGAAACAACTCAGGAAACTCTTTTTTGAGAAGATATCCTCTGTACCTCCAACTATGGAGTATGTTAGAAATCTTATTCTTGATGTTAAGCTCCTTTTCAGAATGGTAAGTGACCCAAATTTTGAACTCAAAGAGGAAACGAGAAAAGATTTCACATCAGCCTTGCTTTACTTCATAGAGGATAAAGATGCCATTCCCGACTGGATACCGCTTATAGGTCTTTGGGATGATTATCGGTTAGTTAGATATGTGAAAGAAAAGCACCGTGATGAGATAAACAGATACTTCTCCCAAATTAGACACTTTGTCGCCAATTACTTCTGA
- a CDS encoding ABC transporter permease: MIRFIFVRLIQAVPTLLGVTFLSFIIIKMAPGDYLDQLRLNPQISPETIELLKKQYGLDKPAIVQYIKWLKSALVFDLGYSFQYHAPVTELIKERIGNTLLLTLTSGVLSWIFAILLGFLAGFKEDTWIDRLIKVYAYTFMSFPSFFLAFILLLIASKTGILPVGGMHSVGFEHMNLFEKVIDLSKHMLIPVFTLTFVSTASMVRLVRSSVIEVLHSPIVIFLRAKGVSHWVMIKHIFKNVMNPFTTLIGYEIAGLLSGAALIEIIVGWPGLGLLMLDAVLSQDLFLVMGGLYIGTIMLLLGNLVADILLALIDPRIRERELS; the protein is encoded by the coding sequence ATGATTAGGTTTATCTTTGTAAGATTGATTCAGGCCGTCCCCACTTTGCTGGGTGTAACTTTTCTATCCTTTATCATAATAAAAATGGCACCGGGTGATTACTTAGATCAACTCAGGTTAAATCCTCAAATATCACCGGAAACCATAGAGCTTCTGAAAAAGCAGTACGGTCTTGACAAGCCTGCCATAGTTCAGTATATAAAGTGGCTGAAGTCCGCTCTTGTTTTTGATCTGGGCTACTCCTTTCAGTATCATGCTCCTGTGACGGAGCTTATAAAGGAGAGAATAGGTAACACTTTACTTTTAACGCTTACCTCCGGCGTGCTTTCGTGGATATTTGCTATACTTCTGGGTTTTCTCGCAGGCTTTAAAGAAGATACATGGATTGACAGATTGATAAAAGTTTACGCTTACACCTTCATGTCCTTTCCCTCCTTTTTCTTGGCTTTTATACTCCTTTTGATAGCATCCAAAACAGGAATTCTTCCTGTAGGTGGGATGCACAGTGTAGGCTTTGAACACATGAACCTTTTTGAGAAAGTGATTGACCTCTCAAAACATATGCTTATACCGGTTTTCACTTTAACCTTTGTATCAACAGCCAGCATGGTAAGGCTTGTCAGGAGTAGTGTCATTGAAGTGCTTCACAGTCCTATAGTAATTTTTTTAAGGGCAAAGGGCGTCTCTCACTGGGTTATGATAAAACACATCTTTAAAAACGTGATGAATCCTTTTACCACATTGATAGGTTATGAAATAGCTGGGCTTCTTTCCGGTGCGGCGCTTATTGAGATTATAGTAGGCTGGCCAGGACTTGGACTTTTAATGCTTGATGCGGTTTTATCCCAAGATCTCTTTCTCGTCATGGGGGGTCTTTATATAGGAACAATTATGCTTCTTTTAGGTAATTTAGTAGCTGACATACTACTTGCTTTAATAGATCCACGCATAAGGGAGAGAGAACTCTCCTGA